In a single window of the Saccharothrix australiensis genome:
- a CDS encoding FUSC family protein — translation MRDEVARRLRRWQSTALPIGQAGLAAGLSWLVATSVVGHTRPFFAPIAAVVCLGVSLGQRLRRVVELVVGVAVGVGVGDVLISLIGSGPWQIGLVVALAMSTAVLLDGGAVIALQSGSSAVLVATLLPPSAGGGLDRMVDALVGGLVGLAVTALLPANPLTVAHRQGKVVFGELTTALRGVAKAVEERDAVQAAGVLARLRTSQEALDEFTTALRTGGEIATIAPIRWRRRDELGRYQATAAPVDYALRNMRVLARRALAALRDGEQLPEVLPEVLRQYSDAVDLLRVELARGDEPAGARAAVRDAARAATAHRLGGEGLSTKVVLAQVRSVAVDLLQATGLSRSEAAEALPPLTRRGGNDRQP, via the coding sequence GTGCGCGACGAGGTGGCGCGCAGGCTCCGGCGGTGGCAGAGCACGGCCTTGCCGATCGGCCAAGCCGGGCTCGCCGCGGGGCTGTCGTGGCTGGTGGCGACCTCCGTCGTGGGCCACACGCGCCCGTTCTTCGCCCCGATCGCCGCCGTGGTGTGCCTGGGCGTGTCGCTCGGGCAGCGGCTGCGGCGCGTGGTCGAGCTGGTCGTCGGCGTGGCCGTCGGCGTCGGTGTCGGCGACGTGCTGATCTCGCTCATCGGCTCAGGCCCGTGGCAGATCGGCCTGGTCGTGGCGCTGGCCATGTCCACGGCCGTGCTGCTCGACGGTGGCGCGGTGATCGCGTTGCAGTCCGGCTCGTCCGCCGTGCTGGTCGCGACCCTGCTGCCGCCGAGCGCGGGCGGCGGGCTGGACCGGATGGTGGACGCGCTGGTCGGCGGGCTGGTCGGGCTGGCGGTGACGGCGCTGCTGCCCGCGAACCCGCTGACCGTGGCGCACCGGCAGGGCAAGGTCGTGTTCGGCGAGCTGACCACCGCGCTGCGCGGGGTGGCGAAGGCCGTCGAGGAGCGCGACGCGGTGCAGGCGGCGGGCGTGCTGGCGCGGCTGCGCACCAGCCAGGAGGCGCTGGACGAGTTCACGACCGCGCTGCGCACCGGCGGCGAGATCGCCACCATCGCGCCGATCCGCTGGCGGCGGCGCGACGAGCTGGGCCGCTACCAGGCGACCGCCGCGCCGGTCGACTACGCGTTGCGCAACATGCGGGTGCTCGCGCGGCGGGCGCTGGCGGCGCTGCGGGACGGGGAGCAGCTGCCCGAGGTCCTGCCGGAGGTGCTGCGGCAGTACTCGGACGCGGTGGACCTGCTGCGCGTCGAGCTGGCCCGCGGCGACGAGCCCGCGGGCGCCCGCGCGGCGGTCCGGGACGCGGCCCGCGCGGCCACCGCCCACCGGCTCGGCGGCGAGGGGCTGTCCACCAAGGTGGTGCTGGCCCAGGTGCGGTCCGTGGCGGTGGACCTGCTCCAGGCCACCGGGTTGTCGCGGTCGGAGGCGGCGGAGGCGTTGCCGCCCCTGACGCGCCGGGGCGGCAACGACCGTCAGCCCTGA
- the fbaA gene encoding class II fructose-bisphosphate aldolase, with protein MPIATPEVYAEMLDRAKANEFAYPAINVTSSETLNAALRGFAEAESDGIIQVSTGGAEFASGTKVKDMVTGAVALAEFAHVVAAKYPVNIALHTDHCPKDKLDGYVRPLVAISQERVDRGLDPLFQSHMWDGSAVPLDENLRIAAELLEATAKAKIILEIEVGVVGGEEDGVANEINDKLYTTPEDYLKTVEALGTGEKGRYLVAATFGNVHGVYKPGNVKLRPEILKQGQDVVAEKLGLAAGAKPFDLVFHGGSGSLLEEIHEAVSYGVIKMNIDTDTQYAFTRPIAGHFFTNYDGVLKVDGEVGNKKAYDPRSYLKAAEQGMAARVAQACEHLKSSGRMIAG; from the coding sequence ATGCCCATCGCAACCCCCGAGGTCTACGCCGAGATGCTCGACCGCGCCAAGGCGAACGAGTTCGCCTACCCCGCGATCAACGTCACCTCGTCCGAGACTCTCAACGCGGCGCTGCGCGGCTTCGCGGAGGCCGAGAGCGACGGGATCATCCAGGTCTCGACCGGTGGCGCCGAGTTCGCGTCCGGCACCAAGGTCAAGGACATGGTCACCGGCGCGGTCGCGCTGGCGGAGTTCGCGCACGTCGTCGCCGCGAAGTACCCGGTGAACATCGCGCTGCACACCGACCACTGCCCCAAGGACAAGCTGGACGGCTACGTCCGCCCGCTGGTCGCGATCAGCCAGGAGCGGGTCGACCGCGGCCTCGACCCGCTGTTCCAGTCGCACATGTGGGACGGCTCGGCCGTGCCGCTGGACGAGAACCTGCGGATCGCGGCGGAGCTGCTGGAGGCCACCGCCAAGGCGAAGATCATCCTTGAGATCGAGGTGGGCGTCGTCGGCGGCGAGGAGGACGGCGTCGCCAACGAGATCAACGACAAGCTCTACACCACGCCCGAGGACTACCTGAAGACGGTGGAGGCCCTCGGCACCGGTGAGAAGGGCCGCTACCTGGTGGCCGCGACGTTCGGCAACGTGCACGGCGTGTACAAGCCGGGCAACGTGAAGCTGCGCCCGGAGATCCTCAAGCAGGGCCAGGACGTGGTGGCCGAGAAGCTGGGCCTCGCGGCCGGCGCCAAGCCGTTCGACCTGGTCTTCCACGGCGGCTCGGGCTCGCTGCTGGAGGAGATCCACGAGGCGGTCTCGTACGGCGTGATCAAGATGAACATCGACACGGACACGCAGTACGCGTTCACCCGCCCGATCGCGGGCCACTTCTTCACCAACTACGACGGCGTGCTGAAGGTGGACGGCGAGGTCGGCAACAAGAAGGCGTACGACCCGCGCAGCTACCTCAAGGCGGCGGAGCAGGGCATGGCGGCCCGCGTCGCGCAGGCGTGCGAGCACCTGAAGTCCTCCGGTCGGATGATCGCCGGCTGA
- a CDS encoding DUF3151 domain-containing protein — translation MDNLLGPDPTLLPDRPEAQAAAEAGTDPAKIVRAYPDFSEAWALLAERALQAGDPVAAYAYARTGYHRGLDQLRRAGWKGFGPIPWSHRPNQGFLRALAALARAADGIGEADEHERCTTFLADSDPAAPAALGLG, via the coding sequence ATGGACAACCTGCTCGGCCCCGACCCGACGCTGCTGCCCGACCGGCCGGAGGCGCAGGCCGCCGCCGAGGCGGGCACCGACCCGGCGAAGATCGTCCGCGCCTACCCCGACTTCAGCGAGGCGTGGGCGCTGCTCGCCGAACGCGCGCTCCAGGCGGGCGACCCGGTGGCCGCCTACGCGTACGCCCGCACCGGCTACCACCGCGGGCTCGACCAGCTGCGCCGGGCCGGCTGGAAGGGCTTCGGCCCGATCCCCTGGTCGCACCGCCCCAACCAGGGCTTCCTCCGGGCGCTCGCCGCGCTGGCCCGCGCGGCCGACGGGATCGGCGAGGCCGACGAGCACGAGCGCTGCACCACGTTCCTCGCCGACAGCGACCCCGCCGCACCCGCCGCGCTCGGCCTGGGCTGA
- a CDS encoding SigE family RNA polymerase sigma factor, producing the protein MVGSEHNSGGIARVQNTLTNLRIQDGVAPPPTGPLTLEDLYRQHRMRLVRLALLLVDEPATAEDVVQEAFTGLHRNWSNLRDAQAAVGYLRTAVVNGSRSVLRRRKTARDYTPPHVANARSAESLAMLTAEHQAVVAALSQLPPRQREVLVLRYYGDLSEAEIAEATGISKGTVKSTASRALDALQKIMAAR; encoded by the coding sequence GTGGTCGGTTCGGAACACAACAGCGGCGGCATCGCGCGTGTGCAGAACACGCTGACGAACCTGCGCATCCAGGACGGCGTGGCTCCGCCCCCGACCGGTCCCCTGACGCTGGAAGACCTCTACCGCCAGCACCGGATGAGGCTCGTCCGCCTGGCCCTGCTCCTCGTGGACGAACCGGCGACCGCCGAGGACGTGGTCCAGGAGGCGTTCACCGGCCTCCACCGGAACTGGTCCAACCTGCGGGACGCCCAGGCGGCCGTCGGCTACCTGCGCACGGCCGTCGTCAACGGCTCACGCAGCGTCCTACGCCGCCGCAAAACGGCCCGCGACTACACACCGCCCCACGTGGCGAACGCCCGCTCGGCCGAGAGCCTGGCCATGCTGACGGCGGAACACCAGGCGGTGGTCGCGGCCCTGTCCCAATTGCCGCCACGACAGCGCGAAGTGCTCGTGCTGCGCTATTACGGCGACCTCTCGGAAGCCGAGATCGCCGAGGCGACGGGCATTTCCAAGGGCACCGTGAAGAGCACGGCGAGCAGGGCCCTCGACGCACTTCAGAAGATCATGGCCGCCCGCTGA
- a CDS encoding LLM class F420-dependent oxidoreductase: MTVELGRFGVWALAERWEGRAEAAAELERLGFGTLWLGGAPDGGVLRLVSDLLDATDRLVVATGILNVWTTPAAEVNAGYRDLAWTDRFLVGVGAGHRERVGEEYHGPYQKLVHYLDELDVPRDRLALAALGPRVLRLAAARTSVAHPYLVTPEYTARARETIGSGAVLAPEQHVVLEEDPARAREIGRANLSRYLGLSNYARNWLRSGFTEEDLSGGGSDRLVDALVAWGPVDRVARRLREHHEAGADHVSVQLLGERQDTSPEFRELAAALAE, translated from the coding sequence ATGACCGTGGAGCTGGGCAGGTTCGGCGTGTGGGCACTGGCCGAGCGCTGGGAGGGCCGGGCGGAGGCCGCGGCCGAGCTGGAACGGCTCGGGTTCGGCACGCTGTGGCTGGGCGGCGCGCCCGACGGCGGTGTGCTGCGGCTGGTGTCCGACCTGCTCGACGCCACCGACCGGCTGGTCGTCGCGACCGGCATCCTCAACGTCTGGACGACCCCGGCCGCCGAGGTGAACGCCGGCTACCGCGACCTCGCGTGGACCGACCGGTTCCTGGTCGGCGTCGGCGCGGGCCACCGCGAGCGGGTCGGTGAGGAGTACCACGGCCCGTACCAGAAGCTGGTGCACTACCTGGACGAGCTGGACGTGCCCCGCGACCGGCTCGCCCTGGCCGCGCTCGGGCCGCGCGTGCTGCGGCTGGCCGCCGCGCGCACCAGCGTCGCCCACCCCTACCTGGTGACGCCCGAGTACACCGCGCGGGCGCGCGAGACGATCGGCTCCGGCGCGGTCCTCGCGCCCGAGCAGCACGTGGTGCTGGAGGAGGACCCGGCCAGGGCCCGCGAGATCGGCCGCGCGAACCTCAGCCGCTACCTGGGGCTGTCGAACTACGCCCGGAACTGGCTGCGCAGCGGCTTCACCGAGGAGGACCTGAGCGGCGGCGGCAGCGACCGGCTGGTGGACGCGCTGGTCGCGTGGGGCCCGGTGGACCGGGTCGCGCGGCGGCTGCGCGAGCACCACGAGGCGGGCGCGGACCACGTGTCCGTGCAGCTGCTCGGCGAGCGGCAGGACACGTCGCCGGAGTTCCGCGAACTCGCCGCCGCGCTCGCGGAGTAG
- a CDS encoding ROK family protein, whose protein sequence is MIAVDVGGTETKAALVAGTAGGVRAVKQRRRATTRDAEAVVGQVASLVDELRADTEVEAVGLVVPGVVDEDNGVGVYSANLGWHDFPFVKQVEARTGTRTAFGHDVRAGGLAELRVGNARGLRNAVIMPIGTGIAGALVLDGRIYRGDGSVGEIGHVDVGHGDPCGCGQTGCVEARASSAAIARRYAERTGDPVSGAADVARLVREGRPDAVVVWQEAVDALAKGILLVAALLGPEAVVLGGGLALAGPLLTDPLRDRLDGLITFQRRPELRLAALGDEAGCLGAALLAIDMLEET, encoded by the coding sequence GTGATAGCCGTCGATGTCGGCGGTACCGAGACCAAGGCTGCCCTCGTGGCCGGCACCGCCGGCGGCGTGCGGGCGGTGAAGCAGCGGCGTCGGGCTACGACTCGGGACGCCGAGGCCGTGGTCGGCCAGGTGGCCTCGTTGGTCGACGAGTTGCGCGCGGACACCGAGGTGGAGGCGGTCGGGCTCGTCGTGCCGGGTGTCGTGGACGAGGACAACGGCGTCGGCGTGTACTCGGCCAACCTCGGCTGGCACGACTTCCCGTTCGTCAAGCAGGTCGAGGCCCGGACGGGGACGAGGACCGCGTTCGGCCACGACGTGCGGGCGGGCGGGTTGGCCGAGCTGCGCGTCGGCAACGCCCGTGGGCTCCGGAACGCGGTGATCATGCCCATCGGCACGGGCATCGCCGGCGCCCTCGTGCTCGACGGCAGGATCTACCGGGGTGACGGCAGCGTCGGCGAGATCGGCCACGTCGACGTCGGGCACGGCGACCCGTGCGGCTGCGGCCAAACGGGTTGTGTCGAGGCGCGGGCCTCGTCGGCGGCCATCGCGCGCCGGTACGCCGAGCGGACCGGTGATCCGGTCAGCGGTGCCGCCGACGTCGCGAGGTTGGTCCGCGAGGGCCGGCCGGACGCGGTGGTGGTGTGGCAGGAAGCGGTGGACGCCCTCGCGAAGGGCATTCTGCTGGTAGCGGCTCTACTGGGGCCGGAGGCGGTGGTCCTGGGCGGAGGTCTCGCGCTCGCCGGGCCGCTGCTCACGGACCCGTTGCGGGACCGGCTGGACGGGTTGATCACGTTCCAGCGGCGTCCGGAACTGCGGCTCGCGGCGTTGGGCGACGAGGCCGGGTGCCTCGGGGCCGCGCTGCTGGCCATCGACATGCTGGAGGAGACATGA
- the nagA gene encoding N-acetylglucosamine-6-phosphate deacetylase → MSTWGGPVDVTLTGGRVVTPDGVLDQGWVAVRDGLIVAVGEGAAPDGPTTDVGGDWLVPGFVDIHCHGGGGEAFTSADPERVRKAAAAHRRHGTTTMLASLVSRPIPELADQVAALAELVQDGVVSGIHLEGPFLSAARCGAHDPAILCPPDRASVNQLLIAGRGTVRMVTVAPELEHGVEAVRQLVDNDVLAAIGHTDATEAQIRPAVEAGATVATHLFNGMRPLHHREPGPIGALLDDERVTVELICDLVHLHPTAVRLAARHAGRGRTVLVTDAIAAAGVGDGVYDVGGLEVRVVDGVPTLAGGASLAGSTLTMDVAFRNAVQSCGLSVEDAVVATSTRPARLLGLADRTGEIREGLAADLVVLDADFRPRDVMSRGEWVKD, encoded by the coding sequence ATGAGCACGTGGGGTGGACCGGTGGACGTGACCCTGACCGGTGGTCGGGTCGTCACGCCCGACGGGGTGCTCGACCAGGGCTGGGTAGCCGTGCGCGACGGCTTGATCGTCGCCGTCGGCGAGGGTGCCGCCCCTGACGGGCCGACCACGGACGTGGGCGGCGACTGGCTGGTGCCGGGCTTCGTGGACATCCACTGCCACGGTGGCGGTGGGGAGGCGTTCACCAGCGCCGATCCGGAACGGGTGCGCAAGGCCGCCGCCGCGCACCGCCGGCACGGCACGACGACGATGCTGGCGAGCCTGGTGTCGCGACCGATCCCGGAACTCGCCGACCAGGTGGCGGCGCTGGCCGAACTCGTGCAGGACGGGGTCGTCTCGGGCATCCACCTGGAGGGCCCGTTCCTGTCGGCGGCCCGCTGCGGCGCACACGATCCCGCCATCCTGTGCCCGCCGGACCGCGCGTCGGTGAACCAGCTGCTGATCGCCGGTCGCGGCACCGTCCGCATGGTCACCGTCGCGCCGGAGCTGGAGCACGGCGTGGAGGCGGTCCGCCAGTTGGTCGACAACGATGTCCTGGCCGCGATCGGCCACACGGACGCGACCGAAGCCCAGATCCGGCCCGCCGTGGAGGCCGGAGCGACGGTGGCGACGCACCTGTTCAACGGGATGCGCCCGCTGCACCACCGGGAGCCCGGTCCGATCGGCGCGCTGCTGGACGACGAGCGCGTCACCGTGGAGCTGATCTGCGACCTGGTGCACCTGCACCCGACGGCGGTGCGGTTGGCCGCCCGGCACGCGGGGCGCGGCCGGACCGTCCTGGTCACCGACGCGATCGCGGCGGCGGGCGTGGGCGACGGCGTGTACGACGTGGGCGGGCTGGAGGTGCGCGTGGTGGACGGCGTGCCGACGCTCGCGGGCGGCGCTTCCCTGGCGGGCAGCACGCTCACGATGGACGTGGCGTTCCGGAACGCCGTGCAGTCGTGCGGGTTGTCGGTCGAGGACGCGGTGGTCGCCACCTCGACCCGGCCGGCGCGGCTGCTCGGGCTGGCGGACCGGACCGGCGAGATCAGGGAGGGCCTGGCGGCCGACCTGGTGGTGCTGGACGCCGACTTCCGGCCGCGCGACGTGATGAGCCGCGGCGAGTGGGTGAAAGACTGA
- a CDS encoding glycoside hydrolase family 18 protein, translating to MLRNALAACAALLLVVTGASVPAAAAPRAVVGAYYGNWFSASEPISGIPSDTPITHLFYAFSTIEDGRCVVTAPTAAEDFADILDLKRRKPSLKALISIGGWGAGGFSDAALTPESRRAFVASCAELFFERHEGVFDGVDVDWEFPVYGGPTEITDRPADRRNMTHLVREFRRQLPRGSLVTAALPTGRLQTDGPYDPARSFELGALGRELDLVALMTYDMGTGFSPVSTFNAPLREVREDPMPRADRRWNNVAGAVDYYLRHGVPAHKLVLGTPFYGRGFQVRQEGPDHGLYQPYESTFWVDGVEAVERLKASPGWREYWHPVARSPWLYNAAERKFVSFEDARSIGLRARYAKQRGLRGAFMWELGQDDARHSLLTAMARPFTG from the coding sequence GTGCTTCGGAACGCCCTCGCCGCGTGCGCGGCCCTCCTGCTCGTGGTGACCGGCGCCTCGGTGCCGGCGGCAGCCGCGCCGCGCGCCGTCGTCGGCGCGTACTACGGCAACTGGTTCAGCGCGTCCGAACCGATCTCCGGCATCCCGTCGGACACCCCGATCACGCACCTGTTCTACGCGTTCTCGACCATCGAGGACGGCCGGTGCGTCGTCACCGCGCCCACCGCCGCCGAGGACTTCGCCGACATCCTGGACCTCAAGCGCCGCAAGCCGTCGCTGAAGGCCCTGATCTCCATCGGCGGCTGGGGCGCGGGCGGCTTCTCCGACGCGGCGCTGACCCCGGAGTCGCGGCGGGCGTTCGTGGCGTCCTGCGCGGAGCTGTTCTTCGAGCGGCACGAGGGCGTCTTCGACGGGGTGGACGTCGACTGGGAGTTCCCCGTCTACGGCGGGCCGACGGAGATCACCGACCGCCCGGCGGACCGGCGCAACATGACCCACCTGGTCCGCGAGTTCCGCCGCCAACTGCCCCGCGGCAGCCTCGTCACCGCGGCCCTGCCCACCGGCCGGTTGCAGACCGACGGCCCCTACGACCCCGCCCGCAGCTTCGAGCTGGGCGCGCTGGGCCGGGAGCTGGACCTCGTCGCCCTCATGACCTACGACATGGGCACCGGCTTCTCGCCCGTGTCGACGTTCAACGCGCCACTGCGCGAGGTCCGCGAAGACCCGATGCCCCGGGCCGACCGCCGCTGGAACAACGTGGCGGGCGCGGTCGACTACTACCTGCGCCACGGGGTGCCCGCGCACAAGCTCGTGCTCGGCACGCCGTTCTACGGCCGGGGCTTCCAGGTGCGGCAGGAGGGGCCGGACCACGGCCTGTACCAGCCCTACGAGAGCACGTTCTGGGTCGACGGGGTGGAGGCGGTCGAGCGGCTGAAGGCGTCACCGGGCTGGCGCGAGTACTGGCACCCCGTGGCGCGGTCGCCGTGGCTCTACAACGCGGCCGAGCGCAAGTTCGTGAGCTTCGAGGACGCACGTTCCATCGGGCTCCGCGCCCGGTACGCCAAGCAGCGCGGCCTGCGCGGCGCGTTCATGTGGGAACTCGGCCAGGACGACGCGCGGCACAGCCTGCTGACCGCGATGGCCCGCCCGTTCACGGGCTGA
- a CDS encoding DedA family protein: MVRVTVAIASSSLALGPEWLDPQKLLEGLGPYMLVGLCFIIFAECGLLVGFFLPGDSLLFTAGLFVANDLLDYPLWLVCLLLTVCALAGNVVGYWIGWRAGPALFNKPESKIFKKEYVDKTHEFFDKYGARAIVMARFVPIVRTFITAMAGVGRMDARKYFTYSLIGGIAWAAGLTVLGYFLGQITFVRDNLEMMLILIVLLSVIPIIIEVIKARREKKALLAQEADDITQQFRRID; encoded by the coding sequence GTGGTCCGGGTGACGGTCGCGATCGCCTCCTCCTCGCTCGCCCTCGGCCCGGAGTGGCTGGACCCGCAGAAGCTGCTCGAAGGTCTCGGGCCGTACATGCTGGTCGGCCTGTGCTTCATCATCTTCGCCGAGTGCGGTCTGCTGGTCGGCTTCTTCCTGCCCGGCGACTCGCTGCTGTTCACGGCGGGTCTGTTCGTGGCGAACGACCTCCTGGACTACCCGCTGTGGCTGGTGTGCCTGCTGCTCACGGTGTGCGCCCTGGCGGGCAACGTGGTGGGCTACTGGATCGGCTGGCGCGCCGGTCCCGCGCTGTTCAACAAGCCGGAGTCGAAGATCTTCAAGAAGGAGTACGTCGACAAGACGCACGAGTTCTTCGACAAGTACGGCGCGCGGGCCATCGTGATGGCCCGGTTCGTGCCGATCGTGCGGACGTTCATCACGGCGATGGCCGGCGTGGGCCGGATGGACGCGCGCAAGTACTTCACGTACTCGCTCATCGGCGGCATCGCGTGGGCGGCGGGCCTGACGGTCCTGGGCTACTTCCTGGGCCAGATCACGTTCGTGCGCGACAACCTCGAAATGATGCTGATCCTGATCGTGCTGCTCTCCGTGATCCCGATCATCATCGAGGTCATCAAGGCGCGCCGGGAGAAGAAGGCGCTCCTCGCGCAGGAGGCCGACGACATCACCCAGCAGTTCCGGCGGATCGACTGA
- a CDS encoding short-chain dehydrogenase/reductase: protein MRYGDLQANPFEEVTVDVAGKVVLITGAARGIGAEVARRLAAGGARVALVGLEGDELRRVAERCGGRAWEADVTDWQALEAAVEGVVGHFGGIDVVVANAGVAATGFVRSIDPAAFERVVDVNLLGVWRTVRTCLPHLIASQGYCLVVSSLAAIVHIPGNAAYSAAKAGCEAFADSLRAEVRHLGVGVGVAYFSWISTDMVESADRHPVFGPLRRGMRGPAGRKYPVSAAAKAVVRAVERRARTAHAPGWVAGLKLFRALAPRVVDQQAASRVPAADRAMADGVRSDLSGLVGPGGRAAGLAKPAQGKGAQGKDAQGKGADAGG from the coding sequence TTGCGTTACGGTGACCTCCAGGCGAACCCGTTCGAGGAGGTCACCGTGGACGTTGCGGGCAAGGTTGTCCTGATCACCGGCGCGGCCAGGGGCATCGGCGCGGAGGTGGCCCGCCGGCTGGCGGCCGGGGGCGCGCGGGTGGCGCTCGTCGGGCTGGAGGGCGACGAGCTGCGCCGGGTCGCCGAGCGGTGCGGCGGCCGGGCGTGGGAGGCCGACGTCACGGACTGGCAGGCGCTGGAGGCCGCCGTCGAGGGCGTGGTCGGGCACTTCGGCGGCATCGACGTGGTGGTGGCCAACGCCGGCGTCGCCGCGACCGGGTTCGTGCGCTCCATCGACCCGGCCGCGTTCGAGCGGGTCGTCGACGTCAACCTGCTGGGCGTGTGGCGGACCGTGCGGACCTGCCTGCCGCACCTGATCGCCAGTCAGGGCTACTGCCTGGTCGTGTCGTCGCTCGCCGCGATCGTGCACATCCCCGGCAACGCGGCGTACTCGGCGGCGAAGGCGGGCTGCGAGGCGTTCGCGGACAGCCTGCGCGCGGAGGTGCGGCACCTGGGTGTCGGCGTCGGCGTGGCGTACTTCTCGTGGATCTCCACGGACATGGTCGAGAGCGCGGACCGGCACCCCGTCTTCGGGCCGCTGCGGCGCGGGATGCGCGGGCCGGCGGGCCGGAAGTACCCGGTGTCGGCCGCGGCCAAGGCCGTCGTGCGGGCCGTCGAGCGCCGCGCCCGGACCGCGCACGCGCCCGGTTGGGTCGCCGGCCTGAAGCTCTTCCGCGCCCTCGCGCCGAGGGTGGTGGACCAGCAGGCGGCGAGCCGGGTGCCCGCCGCCGACCGGGCGATGGCGGACGGCGTCCGGTCCGACCTGTCGGGCCTGGTCGGACCGGGCGGCCGGGCGGCGGGCCTGGCGAAGCCCGCCCAGGGGAAGGGCGCCCAAGGGAAGGACGCCCAAGGGAAGGGCGCCGACGCCGGCGGCTGA
- a CDS encoding DUF427 domain-containing protein codes for MAIARWNGEIIAESERTEMVEGNHYFPAESVHAQYLRPSDTTTVCPWKGTANYYTLHVNGEENADAAWYYAEPKEAAANIKGHVAFWRGVEVSD; via the coding sequence ATGGCGATCGCACGGTGGAACGGCGAGATCATCGCCGAGAGCGAGCGGACCGAGATGGTGGAGGGGAACCACTACTTCCCCGCGGAGTCGGTGCACGCCCAGTACCTGAGGCCATCCGACACCACGACCGTGTGCCCGTGGAAGGGCACCGCGAACTACTACACGCTGCACGTGAACGGCGAGGAGAACGCCGACGCCGCTTGGTACTACGCCGAGCCGAAGGAGGCCGCGGCGAACATCAAGGGCCACGTCGCGTTCTGGCGCGGCGTCGAGGTCTCGGACTGA
- a CDS encoding HNH endonuclease family protein, with protein MSTAPLTLFLTGALVLGVAAPAAATPPDIPGTATAQAELAGLTVAAEGSTAGYSRDLFPHWTTVSGTCNTRETVLKRDGTSVVTDASCAATSGRWYSPYDGATWSAASDVDIDHVVPLAEAWRSGASSWTTARRQSFANDLAGPQLIAVTDDVNQAKGDQDPARWQPPLTSYRCTYAKMWVHTKHRWGLKVDSAEKSALQSMLGRC; from the coding sequence ATCAGCACAGCCCCGCTCACCCTGTTCCTGACCGGCGCGCTCGTCCTCGGCGTCGCCGCGCCCGCGGCGGCCACGCCGCCCGACATCCCCGGCACGGCCACCGCCCAGGCCGAGCTGGCCGGGCTCACCGTCGCCGCCGAGGGCTCGACGGCGGGCTACTCGCGCGACCTGTTCCCGCACTGGACCACCGTCTCCGGCACGTGCAACACGCGGGAGACGGTGCTCAAGCGCGACGGCACGTCCGTGGTCACCGACGCCTCCTGCGCCGCGACGTCCGGCCGCTGGTACAGCCCGTACGACGGGGCCACCTGGAGCGCGGCGTCCGACGTGGACATCGACCACGTCGTGCCGCTGGCCGAGGCGTGGCGGTCCGGCGCGTCCTCGTGGACCACCGCGCGGCGGCAGTCGTTCGCCAACGACCTCGCCGGACCGCAGCTGATCGCCGTGACGGACGACGTGAACCAGGCCAAGGGCGACCAGGACCCGGCGCGGTGGCAGCCGCCGCTGACCTCCTACCGGTGCACCTACGCCAAGATGTGGGTGCACACCAAGCACCGGTGGGGCCTGAAGGTCGACTCCGCCGAGAAGTCCGCGTTGCAGTCGATGCTCGGGAGGTGCTGA
- a CDS encoding YciI family protein, protein MARYVVELVFGDNRDERLAVRPAHREYLATLVERGKLLVSGPYTDQSGAVLVYDVEDEAELREVLAADPYTPAGVVAETRVHEWQPVTGMWL, encoded by the coding sequence GTGGCCCGGTACGTGGTCGAGTTGGTGTTCGGGGACAACCGGGACGAGCGGCTCGCCGTGCGCCCCGCGCACCGCGAGTACCTGGCGACGCTGGTCGAGCGGGGCAAGCTGCTGGTGTCCGGGCCGTACACCGACCAGTCGGGCGCGGTGCTGGTCTACGACGTCGAGGACGAGGCCGAGCTGCGGGAGGTCCTGGCCGCCGACCCGTACACGCCCGCCGGCGTGGTGGCCGAGACGCGCGTGCACGAGTGGCAGCCGGTGACGGGGATGTGGCTCTGA